In the genome of Candidatus Poribacteria bacterium, the window ACAGGATGGATCGCTGAGGTATATGAAAATCTCGGGGCAGGTCAGGACTTAATTGTCGAGAAAGGCCAGATGTCTGATGAAGAGATTATCACACAGGTAATTGGATAGACTTTGCGACATGGGCAGGCACAAGACCTGCCCCTACAAAATGTCTCTTTATTTTTGCGTGATACATGGGCAGGCACAAGACCTGCCGTGATACATGGGCAGGCACAAGACCTGCCCCTACAAAATGTCTCTTTATTTTTGCGTGATACATGGGCAGCGCAAGACCTGCCCCTACAAAATGTCTCTTTATTTTTACGTGATACATGGGCAGCGCAAGACCTGCCCCTACAAAATGTCTCTTTATTTTTAGTGGGCGGACACTACGGTCCGCCCTTAATTTCAAATCAGATACCTCTATGAGAGGTTGTATCCACGTTCGTTGTGTTGCGACAGATCAAGTCCTTGTCGTTCCTCATCCTCTTCAACGCGTAAGCCGACTGTGGCATCCACAATTTTGAGGATGATAAATGAAAGCACGCCACTCCAAACGACAGTGATGATGATGCTGAGTAGTTGCGCCCAAACCTGTGTTCCGATTGTCATACCTTCACTGAGTCCAACACCCCCTAAACCCTCAGCGACAAAAATGCCGGTCATTAAGGCACCGACAATTCCACCGATACCGTGAACGCCAAACGCATCCAAGGAATCGTCATAACCGAGTTGCGACTTCAGGGTAGTAGCACCCCAGAAACACACAACGCCGGAGACGATACCGATAGCAAGGGCGCCAATCGGTCCGACAGAACCTGAAGCAGGGGTAATCGCGACCAAGCCAGCCACAGCACCTGTTACAATGCCTAAAGCGCTCGGTTTTCCGTGTTTTGCCCATTCAACGAACATCCACGCAACGGCGGCGGTAGCCGTTGAAATCTGGGTAACAAGCATCGCCATGCCAGCGGCACCATCAGCAGCAACAGCACTCCCAGCATTGAAGCCGAACCAGCCTACCCAAAGCATCGAAGCACCAACAACGGTGAGTGTCAAACTGTGTGGCGGCATTGCTATTGTTTGGTAACCGAGTCGCTTGCCGACCAAGATGGCAGCAACTAACGCCGCGATACCTGCGTTAATATGCACAACGGTTCCGCCCGCGAAATCAAGTGCGCCGATAATATCACCAAACAACGAGCCATCACCCGACCACGCCATGTGGCAGAGGGGCGCGTATACTATAATCGACCAAACCACGGAAAAAATCAACATTGCCGAGAACTTCATCCGCTCGGCG includes:
- a CDS encoding ammonium transporter, with product MAQDATAPDSGDTAWMLTATALVLFMTIPGLALFYGGLVRVQNVLSVLMQCFALTGLITIVWIVCGYSLAFNTVGMEAGQLTLTSFVGGLGTMFLRGIGVDTLSGTIPETVFITFQLTFAIITPALIAGAFAERMKFSAMLIFSVVWSIIVYAPLCHMAWSGDGSLFGDIIGALDFAGGTVVHINAGIAALVAAILVGKRLGYQTIAMPPHSLTLTVVGASMLWVGWFGFNAGSAVAADGAAGMAMLVTQISTATAAVAWMFVEWAKHGKPSALGIVTGAVAGLVAITPASGSVGPIGALAIGIVSGVVCFWGATTLKSQLGYDDSLDAFGVHGIGGIVGALMTGIFVAEGLGGVGLSEGMTIGTQVWAQLLSIIITVVWSGVLSFIILKIVDATVGLRVEEDEERQGLDLSQHNERGYNLS